AGCGATTCGTAGACTACTAAGTACTAACTTCACTAGACAcgttttcctttctccttaccAGTCAAAGATTTATAGCTCCTAAATCAGATTCACGGATGATCCGGTCAATGGGTCCGAAAGAACATCTGTTCATGTACCTGCATGACACATGGATTGTCGATGGATCCTACTTTTCAGACATTTAATACCAATAACAGCCCCTACCGTTGGAACAGGGGATTGATCAAAGGAAAAAATGCACCAAAGAAAAGCACAAGAAATCCAAGAGCAACGAGGACTTAATCAACATTGATTTTGTCGCTGTTTTAAGGACATTGATCGATTCGTAACATGTTTAAAAAGGCACAACAAGAGCCTCACAACAGGAGCCTCAAGAACACTGCTAAGAAATACAGTAAACATTTATTGAAATGGTCAAATCTCATACTTGGTTAGTAAAAATACTCGACCGTCAAAATTCATTTccccttttatttttggtgcATGGACAAGTTTGGGAGCTAAGATTAGTTGAATCTGACATCTTGTGAAAGAAATGTCTATAGATTTCTGAGTTCAGCCTATACATATTCCCGATTCATATGAATTATCTGTAGACAATTTCATAAGATCTTGTAAAAGTTGGTTGAAAAAAGTTCTCCATGATTCAGACATGAGGTTGAGTTCTTTCAATGCTCTCACTCGCAAGATTTGTTGCTCGCAGCTTGGAAAATCAGACACGTTTCTAGCTATTTTCAAGTCCAGACACGACAGGCCAGAAGAAAAATAGCAAGAGACAAATGCGTTACGCGAGCTACATGACATGATGCCTTATAGCCAAAGTTTGGTGATGCTATCGAAACATCTCATTCGGGACCAGTTAGTGTAGGCATGTATTCCAATAGTCATCTACAATGGATACGCCAATTAGAATACATTCTGAAGTAGGCTGCAGCTTAATCTTCATTCCTCATTCTAAACAGTTACGATTTATTTATCAAAGCCATCTAAAAGATAAGGTGAGGCAGACCAAGTCTCGTGCCTGTTCGTCCCACACGAATCAAAGATAGTGAATTGATTAAACTACTCAACCAGGGAGGTCAATATCGATTTGTTCCGAATCTATATATGGATCTTGGTTCGCTTTATTTTCTCATACGTAATTAGAAACTCAACAATCCAAGTTCCATACATAGATTAGAGCacctaaaatattattttgaattacaTACCTTATTGAGTCGTGCTAGTTGATTCGCGGTGTTTAAGTACTTTGAGACGAGTAACCACGCGACTAAGTCCTactctccttctctttcctttgataCCTTTGATGGATAAAATATAAGCTTTAAAAATGAGAATTGGAGAGGGGATCATAGCCTATATAGAGAGTACACTGACAGGCCCATCCATCACAGATTTTAATAAATACCGACCTACACCAACCATCCAACCAGACTATTACCAAACTGAGATGTGCAAAGCTGATATTATTTGATCGCGTAGCTGTACTTGAGCTATCATTCATACATTGTCTCATACATTATAGCTACTCTAGAACAACCtattttttcacaaattaaaGATATTATACTATTAATGTCAGCCCGCATTATAGAAATACTTTCTACCATTGACATTACCAGAACATAGATCACAAAACATAACCTCGATAACAGAGAGGGAATGACCCAATCTGAGAGCACCACAAAAAATGAAGCTTCTAATGACCTTGGGTAACATTAGTTATCTTCTCCGTAGTATGTTTCCCTTATTGTACCATCATTATTAAGATCAGTTTACATTCCCATGTCAATGGCAAAGACACAAAGAATAAGTAAGATGTGGAAATTGCCCCCTCTATTACCCACAGTCAACCATATAAAACAAAAAGCGAAAAGTATCATTAATAAAAATGTGACCAAAATGGAGACAAAACCAACATACCTGAATTAAATGTACATGATAACTCGAGAATTCATGCACTAAAAACTCCCATCGGTAAAAAGAAACATTTCTGCAACTTTAAGCATTCTCCAGAATCTAGAGGCAGAAAAATGCTCCATCTCCCATATCATCTAAACATTGGGATTTATTAAAATAGCCCATTCGAATGTAGCCTTCGGAAGTTTCTTTGGAAATGATTGGAAGCAGAACATTAGCACAGTTTTGTTTGATGGAATTTCCAATTGAGTTGAATCAGGAAGGGAACAATTTTGTGtcacaacaaaaagaaaagaggtaaAGACCATCCAGATGCATCAACATAGTCTGAATCACTCATCACATATCTTATCCAGCAGCTTGGTGGCCACTTCACTCAATTCCACATTTTCCATCTTTAACCACCGGCGCATCGTGGGTTCTTTCCTTCCAACGGCAACATAAGTTCTAATCAATGATTCAAACACAGTAACTTCTAATGGATCTTCTGTCTTCTTCAAAATCTCTAGAAAACCTTCAGCACCATCAACATCCTTCTGTTGCTCGAAATGCCCCATCATAGTCCTGACAGTTTCAGGTGATGGGACCCACTTTCTGCCATCTCCTCGGCCTGTGGATATCGCATTATCGACACATTCTGCAGCTAATTTTACATCCCCATTTTGCAaataataatctaaaaagattTCCCATGTTTTTTGCATTAGGCTTGGCCCTCTCGTCCTACGGGCCCTGTCCCTGAGATCTTTAGCCTTTTCCAGGGAACCTTCTTTAGCATATGCACCAATCAACACATTCACAATGCGCATATCATAAGTAGTGCAACCAGACTCCCATTCTTTGAAACACTTCTCAGCACCTGGTAAATCCTTCAACTTGACCAATGCTTGGATCATATTCAGATAGCTAATGTTTGCAGTTTTAGGGAAAGCCAGCCTCAAAGAACGCCATACTCGATAAACTTCAAGCAGGTTCCCCGTTCTCCCATACAAGGTTATCAAGATCTGATAGGCTGAAAGATTTTTACGTGCATTTATCTTCTCCAATTCCTTAAGAGCCTTCTCGGCTTTCTCAAATAAGCCTGCGTCCACATATATCGAGGCTATGTTGCTATATGTCGTCCAATCTGGAGCAACTCGACCATCCCGCTTCATCTCCTCGACAACCCTTTCAACCCCGAAGTGTCACTGTTGCAGCAAGAGCCCTCATCCATATATTGTAAGAAAAAGAATCTAGCATAATATGGCTGGACTTCATCTCCTGTATGATGGCAGGGACCTTTTCAGGCTGACCTGTCCTAGTGTAAAGAGTCATAATGCTGTTGTAAGGCATAGAGCTCAACTCTAAGTTGAGTTCCTTCATCTTTCAAGTAAACCTTCAGCTTCTTCAACCATGAGTTCCTTACAATAGCAATTCAAAAGGGCGCCATATGAAAGATGGTTCTTTGATGCTTCAGGGAGATTTATGAAGTAGTTCTCTGCAGCTGTAATTCCTTTAGCTTTGGCAACCAAATCGAGATGTATGGCTTGATCACTCACAGTTCTGTTCATGCCCCTATCAGCCATGGCCTCTGATAGCTGTCGATAAACAATTTGTGATGTTGAGATTCAAGAAAAttgttaacaatttttttatgaaaaagcACAGATACACATGGATCCTCTCTTTTAAAGATCGGTGTAGTAAGaaccaagaaaggaaaagatgttAAGAATCGAAAGACAAAAGATCAATGGAATTTGCAGCAGCATGGACAGAAGCATATTACACGTGCAATATtctattttctccattttgctTTATGAGTGCTAGTCGTTTCTGCCTCACATCAATCTACTAAAAGAAGTATTGAAACCCCacaattttctataattatCAAGCAGCCCACAGATCTTGTATCtggataggaaaaaaaaattcagttctATCATCATCTGCTCAATGCGAAAAATAAGATGCATAGTAAC
This region of Eucalyptus grandis isolate ANBG69807.140 chromosome 8, ASM1654582v1, whole genome shotgun sequence genomic DNA includes:
- the LOC120286566 gene encoding LOW QUALITY PROTEIN: pentatricopeptide repeat-containing protein At1g60770-like (The sequence of the model RefSeq protein was modified relative to this genomic sequence to represent the inferred CDS: inserted 3 bases in 2 codons); its protein translation is MALQPFGRTKSVSKRSKKYLEEALYRRLFRDGSAEVSVRQQLNQFLKSSKRVYKWEVGDTLKKLRGRGLYYPAFKLSEAMADRGMNRTVSDQAIHLDLVAKAKGITAAENYFINLPEASKNHLSYGALLNCYCKELMVEEAEGLLXKMKELNLELSSMPYNSIMTLYTRTGQPEKVPAIIQEMKSSHIMLDSFSYNIWMRALAATVTLXGVERVVEEMKRDGRVAPDWTTYSNIASIYVDAGLFEKAEKALKELEKINARKNLSAYQILITLYGRTGNLLEVYRVWRSLRLAFPKTANISYLNMIQALVKLKDLPGAEKCFKEWESGCTTYDMRIVNVLIGAYAKEGSLEKAKDLRDRARRTRGPSLMQKTWEIFLDYYLQNGDVKLAAECVDNAISTGRGDGRKWVPSPETVRTMMGHFEQQKDVDGAEGFLEILKKTEDPLEVTVFESLIRTYVAVGRKEPTMRRWLKMENVELSEVATKLLDKICDE